In a single window of the Dreissena polymorpha isolate Duluth1 chromosome 3, UMN_Dpol_1.0, whole genome shotgun sequence genome:
- the LOC127871145 gene encoding uncharacterized protein LOC127871145 — MSEKPELPLGYLGAQPKFSDLGLSALSHIEPEIRTNDNQMEIKLKCKDNLKVTHQLINCRTDEEKSEYVFTQTLHGTISFIISLPESGYYKFQIFALPAQDDSKTLPNVYNYLINCVRALQPAFKFPKQYAQWKDGCYLHEPLVLHKDAPLRNVFFKVIIPGANAVAVVADGEWFHLEKKGNHFEGKANLEPFKGKDTKITLNANCGSDESKYSTMLEYRL, encoded by the coding sequence ATGTCTGAGAAACCAGAGCTTCCACTCGGATACTTAGGTGCCCAGCCTAAATTTAGTGACCTGGGATTATCAGCTCTGAGCCACATAGAGCCAGAAATTCGCACCAATGACAACCAGATGGAGATCAAACTGAAGTGCAAAGATAACTTGAAGGTTACCCACCAGCTTATCAACTGCAGAACTGACGAGGAGAAGTCCGAATACGTATTCACGCAAACCCTCCACGGTACCATCTCATTCATCATCAGCCTGCCAGAGTCCGGGTACTACAAATTCCAAATATTTGCACTGCCTGCCCAAGACGACAGCAAAACTCTACCCAATGTTTACAACTATCTGATCAACTGCGTGCGGGCGTTACAGCCGGCCTTCAAATTCCCGAAACAGTACGCCCAGTGGAAGGACGGTTGCTATCTTCACGAGCCGCTGGTCCTTCACAAAGATGCTCCCCTACGTAACGTCTTTTTCAAGGTCATCATACCTGGCGCCAACGCCGTAGCCGTCGTGGCGGACGGAGAGTGGTTCCATTTGGAAAAGAAGGGCAACCATTTCGAAGGGAAAGCCAACCTTGAGCCGTTCAAAGGCAAAGATACGAAGATCACTCTTAACGCCAATTGTGGATCCGATGAATCGAAGTATTCCACAATGTTGGAGTATCGCCTCTAA